One genomic region from Microcystis panniformis FACHB-1757 encodes:
- the hisA gene encoding 1-(5-phosphoribosyl)-5-[(5-phosphoribosylamino)methylideneamino]imidazole-4-carboxamide isomerase: MEVIPAIDILDGKCVRLYQGDYQQSQVFNDNPAIVAREWVNQGATRLHLVDLDGAKEGKSVNLSTIETILNDIAIPVQVGGGLRDVETVSNLLKIGVEKAIVGTVAVEKPELVSELCQSFPGQIIVGIDARDGKVATRGWLETSEVDAIALGQDMAKRGASTIIYTDIHRDGTLSGPNLAALRELAESVEIPVIASGGISSLTDLLSLLSLEPLGVTGVIVGRALYTGAVNLSEAISAIGSGRWQDLPPNFFV; encoded by the coding sequence ATGGAAGTTATCCCCGCTATTGATATTCTCGATGGCAAATGTGTGCGACTTTATCAGGGAGATTACCAACAATCGCAGGTTTTTAACGATAATCCCGCAATAGTGGCGCGAGAATGGGTCAATCAGGGGGCAACCAGATTACATTTAGTTGATTTGGATGGAGCCAAAGAGGGTAAATCGGTTAATTTGTCAACTATTGAAACAATTCTTAATGATATTGCCATTCCCGTACAGGTGGGGGGTGGACTGCGGGATGTAGAAACGGTGAGTAATCTCCTAAAAATCGGGGTAGAAAAGGCGATTGTCGGGACAGTAGCCGTAGAAAAGCCCGAATTAGTCAGCGAACTTTGTCAAAGCTTTCCGGGGCAAATAATTGTCGGTATTGATGCTCGCGATGGCAAAGTAGCCACCAGGGGTTGGTTAGAAACCTCCGAGGTAGATGCGATCGCTCTTGGGCAAGATATGGCAAAAAGAGGAGCCAGCACGATTATCTACACTGATATTCATCGAGATGGCACGCTTTCTGGCCCGAATCTCGCCGCTTTGCGAGAATTAGCCGAATCTGTCGAAATTCCCGTAATCGCCTCTGGGGGCATTAGTTCCCTGACGGACCTACTGAGTTTATTGTCTTTGGAACCTTTGGGAGTAACGGGAGTAATCGTGGGCCGCGCCCTTTATACCGGTGCAGTTAACCTCTCGGAAGCGATTAGCGCGATCGGATCGGGCCGTTGGCAGGATCTACCCCCGAATTTTTTCGTTTAA
- a CDS encoding helix-turn-helix domain-containing protein — MSAGKFQTAASLSDRELEILDLVANGLTNQEISEKLEISKRTVDNHISNILTKTKTDNRVELVRWALHWGKVCLDDINCCILPSPVPTDDQVS, encoded by the coding sequence ATGTCTGCTGGGAAGTTTCAAACAGCCGCTTCATTATCCGATCGAGAGCTAGAAATACTCGATTTAGTGGCTAATGGTTTAACCAATCAAGAAATCTCGGAAAAGCTGGAGATTAGTAAGCGTACCGTTGATAATCATATTAGTAATATCTTGACAAAAACAAAAACCGATAATCGGGTGGAATTGGTGCGTTGGGCATTGCATTGGGGTAAAGTTTGTCTTGATGATATTAATTGTTGTATCCTTCCTTCCCCGGTGCCGACCGATGATCAGGTTTCCTAA
- a CDS encoding TolB family protein has product MIRFPKLLGLLLAVNIISLGGCSDAGFVTPPQQLLGNTLNTPSSEDNPRFNYDGRYLVFASDRMGQRTVYLFDRVANRLVPLPGLNQAKTYQDQPDISADGRYIVYVSEQSGKPDIYIYDRQTLQAKNITENILGEVRRPTISGNGRFIAFESNRFGQWNLEIFDRGSEISPSLPPINSSPSR; this is encoded by the coding sequence ATGATCAGGTTTCCTAAACTTCTGGGACTTTTGCTTGCGGTTAATATCATCAGTCTGGGGGGATGTAGTGATGCGGGTTTTGTCACCCCTCCCCAACAGCTTTTAGGAAATACTTTAAATACCCCTTCCTCTGAAGATAATCCCCGTTTTAACTACGATGGTCGTTATCTGGTCTTTGCCTCCGATCGCATGGGACAACGAACGGTTTATTTATTCGATCGAGTGGCTAATCGTTTAGTTCCCCTACCGGGGTTAAATCAAGCAAAAACCTATCAAGATCAACCGGATATTAGTGCCGATGGTCGCTATATTGTTTATGTGTCGGAACAGTCCGGTAAACCCGATATATATATTTATGATCGACAAACTCTGCAAGCAAAAAATATCACCGAAAATATTTTAGGAGAAGTGCGTCGTCCGACGATTAGTGGTAACGGTCGTTTTATTGCTTTTGAAAGTAATCGTTTCGGTCAATGGAATCTGGAAATATTCGATCGAGGTAGCGAAATTTCTCCTTCTTTACCCCCGATCAATTCTTCCCCGTCCCGATAG
- a CDS encoding ISAs1 family transposase — MLSLIEKLKQVKDFRKDKGKRHPLWIVLVVIILGTMLGYSGYRELGEFAKNNRHRLSKEFNIIPERVPSYSTIRRVMMGVDWQSLLKMFNEWALQEYGQRDDINWLGIDGKSLKNTLKNPNNEQQNFIMFISLFSQESGLVLHLKRIENKKGSEIDEGQAIIEDCSLQNKVFTGDALHCQKKTISLIAKTKNDYVITVKGNQKNLYQRIQDLSNSSKPESFFLEQDNSHGRKISRKIEVFKVRKNERKGFENLRRVIKVERRGSRGDKTYEETAYYISSLTESAEVFAKIIRGHWKIENQLHWVKDVIFEEDKSEISDFQAASNWSILTTIGLNLFRGLGFLSITEGQRWLAERWEKLIVLST; from the coding sequence ATGTTGAGCTTAATAGAAAAACTAAAACAAGTCAAGGACTTTCGGAAAGATAAAGGAAAAAGACACCCTTTATGGATAGTATTAGTAGTAATAATACTAGGAACAATGCTAGGATACTCAGGTTATAGAGAACTAGGAGAGTTTGCTAAAAATAATCGGCACAGGCTGAGTAAAGAATTTAACATAATTCCAGAAAGAGTCCCATCCTATTCAACAATTAGAAGGGTAATGATGGGAGTTGACTGGCAGAGTTTGTTAAAAATGTTTAATGAATGGGCATTACAAGAATATGGACAAAGAGATGATATAAATTGGCTAGGCATAGATGGAAAAAGTCTCAAAAACACCCTAAAGAATCCTAACAATGAACAACAAAATTTTATCATGTTTATCTCATTGTTTAGTCAAGAAAGTGGCTTGGTATTACACTTAAAAAGAATCGAAAACAAAAAAGGGTCTGAAATCGACGAAGGGCAAGCTATAATTGAGGATTGCTCTCTCCAAAATAAAGTTTTTACTGGGGATGCTTTACACTGTCAGAAGAAAACAATCAGCTTAATAGCCAAGACTAAAAATGACTATGTTATCACCGTTAAAGGAAATCAGAAAAATCTTTATCAGCGAATACAAGACCTGAGTAATTCCTCAAAGCCAGAAAGTTTTTTTCTTGAACAAGATAATAGTCATGGACGAAAAATATCAAGAAAAATAGAAGTTTTTAAAGTGAGGAAAAATGAAAGAAAAGGGTTTGAAAATCTGCGAAGAGTTATTAAAGTAGAAAGAAGGGGTAGTCGCGGGGATAAAACCTATGAAGAAACAGCTTACTATATCAGTAGCCTAACCGAATCCGCCGAAGTATTTGCTAAAATTATTCGAGGACACTGGAAAATAGAAAATCAGTTACATTGGGTAAAAGATGTAATTTTTGAGGAAGATAAAAGCGAAATTAGTGATTTTCAAGCGGCCAGCAATTGGTCAATTCTCACAACCATAGGATTGAATCTTTTCAGAGGTTTGGGTTTTCTCTCAATCACAGAGGGACAGAGGTGGTTAGCTGAACGTTGGGAAAAACTGATAGTTTTATCGACGTAA